GAAATTTGGTGTATTGTCCAGTAAGTATGCCTTGGAATAGTAGTGTTCGACACACACTACTGATAGCTCTGGCGCTGGCTTGCATGGTTCGTGACGGTTGGCCCCACTCGCCAACTACTCTAACGGCCTTGAGAAGTGATGTCTCGCAGTCGAGATGAAGTTGACAGAAGAAACGTTCAAAAAGTAAAAGGCATTTGGAGACGGCGGGAAATACCTGGGGCAGGTTTATATAAGTGACCCAGGGACAGGAAACATGTGCATCGAAGAGCATGCTCTTGTGGCACGAGCGGCACAAGTCCCGACCACGGCTTTGGTCTCCGCTGAATCCTTCTCAACATTGATCTGTCACTTTGGATAACTACAAAGGTTTTCGGGGTTACGACATTCTACCTATCCTTTCGTGTGAGAGTTACTGATTATTCTCTTGCACAGTGTAGTTGTCTCGATTGAGGAGATTGTGGCATACCAGCGTTGTGTTCCGCAGACGACATCCTACTGACAGATGTACCTTGTATGCACGATGCCAGATCCCCACCACTATGGCGCTGATCACGGGCCAAGATGCCGCATCATGCATACTTCAGCTGTGCTTTGCATTCGGCGCGACTAGTGTGGCCCAAGGGCAGTGCTGGCAGAAGAGGGCATCGTTGAAGCCAAGACGGTGTTACAAAGGACCTCAAGGTGGGGAGCGGGATCCGATTTGTTAGCCAATCACGTCGAAGCAACCACAGCTTCTGGGGGTCATGGTTACACAAAGCGCGTAGAATGACAGCAAGAATTTGGGCTTGCATTAGAGCGCCTTTTTAACTTTAAAAAGTCGTCGATTTGTTAATAGGTCTGCCTGAAGGTTAAGTGGTTCCGATTCCGACACGGTGTTGCGATGTAGTATGCACGCTCAGTCTTGAGCAGCACTGGAGAACTCTCCCTGATAATACTGCGTGGTGGTCAGTATGTGTCCATCAAACAGGTACCCGGCGCCTGACTTTCAAGAAGGCCACACTTACCTCGGACACGTTCTTCGCCAGCTTGGTATCGCGCAACTTTGACTTTGCGTTTGGTATCTTCCAGTTGTTGACCCCCCACCACCATCTCCGTATCCGCGCACCGACACCATGTCCGCTGAACTTGGCTGAGCGGTTCCAGTGCCGCCATCCGTTGAGAAGGAGAGTCCACAGCACGCCCTGGGCAAAGCACATTATGACCTGGGGCTGTCAATGACAATCTTGTCCTAGCGCAGTCGGCGCTTCATATCATACCTGATCCCGCAATGTGATCCATAACACACCTTGCCAGCCCTCTGCCTGCTCAATGCTCTTTAGATAACTTTGCTCGAACCGCAGGTCTGGCAGCGGAGGCATAGTATTCTTGCGCGGCACAGCATCTAATACGCTCACGGGGATCTCATCTTCGCCGACGTCTTCGCCGTTGGGGTCTGGGTGTCGGTTGAGGGTAACTGGCTGCTTCTCCGAGGCGGCCGTCGATGGGTTCGCGTCGTGTTGTACTGAGGGGTGCCGATTGATGGACGCGCTTTGTAGTATTGAGCCTACTTCGGCTGCTATATCCTCGGCCATCAGGTCTGACTCGTTTCTTTCCCAGTCTTGGCGTATGTGAAGGGCGAGTTGGGGATGATGTCGCAATTGAATCTACAGCTACAGCCTTGGCGGTTGACGTCGGGGGAGGGAGCGGAGCGGTGCCAGCCTCTAGCGCAATTGGACCCTTAGCCCAAGCAACGCAACAAGGCCTCTCCCAGCGCTCCAGCTCCGACGGCGACGGACAAGGCACCACAAGACAGACCTTCACCCGCCACCACCCCAATCCTCACCACAGATAAACCGCCAATATGGGTAATCAACAGTCAGGCCTGCTCGACAACATAGCCTCCGGTTCGAATTGTACGTGACTGCCCACGGACGAGATAGCAGGCCTGCTTGCCTGTGTGAGGGCCTGCGGGGCAAGGAAATGCTTGCTAACGGCATGCAGTCGACCGCGAGGAAGTAGACCGCCTGCGAAAGCGTTTTATGAAGTTGGACAAGGTGCGCGACCAAGGCTGTACAGAGGTCCCATCGAGTTTCGCTAACACCGACCCAGGACAACTCCGGTACCATTGAGCGCGACGAGTTCCTAGCCCTTCCCCAAATCTCCTCCAACCCTCTTGCAACACGCATGATCGCCATCTTCGACGAGGATGGTGGCGGCGACGTCGACTTTCAAGAATTCGTCTCTGGCCTCTCAGCCTTCAGTAGCAAGGGCAACAAAGAGGAGAAGCTACGGTTCGCATTCCGCGTATACGACATTGACCGCGACGGCTACATCAGCAACGGCGAGCTCTTCATAGTACTGAAGATGATGGTTGGAAGCAACTTGAAGGATCAACAGCTGCAGCAGGTGCGTATACATGCGACATGCGACAGGCACAGCATAACACCTTGAACCATGGCTAACTTCTACCGTAGATTGTCGACAAGACCATAATGGAGGCCGACCTGGACCGCGACGGCAAAATTAGTTTCGAGGAGTTCACCAAGATGGTCGAGAACACGGATGTATCTATGAGCATGACTTTGGACCAGTTCTAGTTATTACCCAATTACGAATGCAACGGCATCTACAGGCACGAGGGTTTCCTTGGCGGGGCGTTCATGGTGTTGCGGGCACACTGTGGAATGGGCTTGACAGTCTTCGATATTATCAATTCGCGATTGATTCACCTCATCACGTATACATGAGGGTTGCGTACCTTGCCCAAGGGGGGGTTCCACCAATCGACCCAAGCATAACTCGGCACTGCTGCTCTATCATTCTTCATACCTAACCTTCGCAGGGCCCCACCCTCTACTTGTTTTCCATCCCCTATCACCTGCAGGCCGCTGATCGATATACTCTCTCAAACATATACATCATATCAGCCCATCTACATGTCCCACCTATTAAAAGCCCCTCTTGAACCCAGGCATCCCACAAGCAGCATACATTGCAATAAACAAATGTATTCCAGCCGCCACGCAAAGCGCCGCACCCTCCCAGCTCCCCGCCTGAATTATCACCTCTCCTTCCCCACCACCAACCGCCTGATGCCCCAGCAAAATACCTATCTCATGCAGTGCCTTTGCACTCGTCAACGCACACA
The sequence above is a segment of the Pyrenophora tritici-repentis strain M4 chromosome 3, whole genome shotgun sequence genome. Coding sequences within it:
- a CDS encoding FRQ1, Ca2+-binding protein (EF-Hand superfamily), translated to MGNQQSGLLDNIASGSNFDREEVDRLRKRFMKLDKDNSGTIERDEFLALPQISSNPLATRMIAIFDEDGGGDVDFQEFVSGLSAFSSKGNKEEKLRFAFRVYDIDRDGYISNGELFIVLKMMVGSNLKDQQLQQIVDKTIMEADLDRDGKISFEEFTKMVENTDVSMSMTLDQF
- a CDS encoding DUF1770 domain containing protein, encoding MAEDIAAEVGSILQSASINRHPSVQHDANPSTAASEKQPVTLNRHPDPNGEDVGEDEIPVSVLDAVPRKNTMPPLPDLRFEQSYLKSIEQAEGWQGVLWITLRDQVIMCFAQGVLWTLLLNGWRHWNRSAKFSGHGVGARIRRWWWGVNNWKIPNAKSKLRDTKLAKNVSEYYQGEFSSAAQD